A single bacterium DNA region contains:
- the coaBC gene encoding bifunctional phosphopantothenoylcysteine decarboxylase/phosphopantothenate--cysteine ligase CoaBC: MLTGKTIIFGVTGSIAAYKAAEIVRRLKDLNANVRVVMTVNAVNFIGETTLRTLSNNPVYINMFPPSGGLEDPLTHIAISDSADLFLVAPATANIIGKVASGIADDLLSTTLLSAGNKPVLMAPAMNERMYKSHIYKHNEKKLQIAGVKFINPDYGKLACGKEGEGRLASVDSIIQHVVDVLIERDLFDTYDLKGKRVLVTAGGTREYIDPVRFIGNPATGKMGFALAHTARVRGANVTLISGKTLLAPPESVKYISVETADQMGKAVLDSFEQADILVMAAAVGDFKPQKTEKNKIKRKGMLKIDLEPTDDILEKLGKIKNGRIIVGFAAETNNLIKNARTKLKKKNLDLIVVNDVTQPDAGFESETNIVKIIDRSNNVEELPKWTKEEVAHRIWDRIVELINKNKRA, translated from the coding sequence ATGCTAACAGGAAAAACAATAATTTTTGGTGTTACGGGTAGCATTGCAGCATACAAAGCAGCGGAAATAGTAAGAAGATTAAAGGACTTAAATGCAAATGTCAGGGTTGTCATGACCGTGAATGCTGTTAACTTCATTGGAGAGACAACATTACGGACACTCTCCAATAATCCTGTGTATATTAATATGTTCCCTCCCTCAGGCGGGCTTGAAGACCCACTAACTCATATAGCTATAAGTGATAGTGCTGACTTGTTCCTTGTAGCACCGGCAACTGCCAATATTATAGGAAAAGTAGCAAGTGGTATTGCAGATGACCTTCTCTCTACAACATTACTGTCTGCTGGGAATAAACCCGTTTTGATGGCTCCTGCTATGAATGAGAGGATGTATAAAAGTCATATATACAAACATAATGAGAAAAAGCTGCAGATAGCTGGTGTCAAATTTATTAATCCTGATTACGGAAAGTTGGCATGTGGAAAAGAAGGAGAGGGGAGACTGGCATCAGTGGACTCAATTATTCAGCATGTTGTTGACGTCTTAATTGAAAGGGATCTTTTTGATACATATGACCTGAAAGGGAAAAGAGTTCTTGTAACAGCAGGTGGCACAAGAGAGTATATAGACCCTGTAAGATTTATTGGAAATCCAGCTACAGGGAAAATGGGATTTGCCTTAGCACATACTGCACGAGTAAGAGGGGCAAATGTAACATTAATAAGTGGAAAAACACTTTTAGCTCCTCCTGAGAGTGTAAAATACATCTCAGTGGAAACTGCAGATCAAATGGGCAAAGCTGTCCTGGATAGTTTTGAACAAGCTGATATTTTAGTAATGGCTGCTGCTGTTGGTGATTTTAAACCCCAAAAAACAGAAAAAAACAAAATAAAAAGAAAAGGTATGTTAAAAATAGATTTGGAGCCTACGGATGATATATTAGAAAAACTGGGCAAAATAAAAAATGGTAGAATTATTGTCGGCTTTGCAGCGGAAACTAATAATCTTATAAAAAACGCCAGGACAAAATTAAAGAAAAAAAACCTGGATTTAATAGTAGTTAATGACGTAACTCAGCCTGATGCTGGCTTTGAAAGCGAGACTAATATTGTAAAAATAATCGATAGAAGCAATAATGTAGAAGAATTACCAAAGTGGACTAAAGAAGAAGTAGCCCATAGAATCTGGGATAGAATTGTGGAACTCATTAATAAAAATAAAAGAGCATAA
- the rpoZ gene encoding DNA-directed RNA polymerase subunit omega, with protein MVDSNREELLGKADNIFILLNMAAKRARQLNAGSPKLVDIKDTPINIALEEIRTGMIGWEPVKNEKTEPEAMEKGKEKKEKKKK; from the coding sequence ATGGTAGATTCAAATAGGGAAGAACTTTTAGGGAAGGCAGATAATATATTCATTCTGCTAAATATGGCTGCAAAGAGAGCAAGACAGCTTAATGCAGGATCGCCAAAACTTGTAGATATCAAAGATACACCAATAAATATTGCCCTAGAGGAAATCAGAACAGGAATGATAGGTTGGGAACCTGTAAAGAATGAAAAGACAGAGCCTGAAGCAATGGAAAAGGGTAAAGAGAAAAAAGAAAAAAAGAAAAAGTAA